A genome region from Baekduia alba includes the following:
- a CDS encoding DUF6328 family protein, whose translation MAPGDTTKHEARADEEEAERLDRELIELLNELRVVMPGVQVLFGFLLTVPFQQRFADVDDFQRIVYFITLLLTAASAAFLMGPSAFHRLTFREGQKPYLVALGTRQTIAGIVLLAFAMNGVLLLLTDLLFGALTVAIVVSAMSALFFWLWFGLAWRRKASGKKEW comes from the coding sequence ATGGCGCCCGGGGACACGACCAAGCACGAGGCCCGTGCCGACGAGGAGGAGGCCGAGCGGCTCGACCGCGAGCTGATCGAGCTGCTCAACGAGCTGCGCGTCGTCATGCCCGGCGTGCAGGTGCTGTTCGGGTTCCTGCTGACGGTCCCGTTCCAGCAGCGCTTCGCCGACGTCGACGACTTCCAGCGGATCGTCTACTTCATCACGCTGCTGCTGACCGCCGCGAGCGCGGCGTTCCTGATGGGCCCGTCGGCCTTCCACCGGCTGACGTTCCGCGAGGGGCAGAAGCCCTACCTGGTGGCCCTGGGGACGCGCCAGACGATCGCCGGGATCGTGCTGCTGGCGTTCGCGATGAACGGCGTCCTGCTGCTGCTGACCGATCTGCTGTTCGGAGCCCTGACCGTCGCGATCGTCGTGTCGGCGATGAGCGCGCTGTTCTTCTGGCTGTGGTTCGGTCTGGCGTGGCGGCGCAAGGCATCGGGCAAGAAGGAGTGGTGA
- a CDS encoding HAD family hydrolase, whose protein sequence is MCFTFIAEVEPLRGARALLQDLHVRGRKVVLASSAKADEVDHHLDLLDARSLADGWTTSADVQATKPDPDLVLAAMDQLGDDGKNGIMIGDLRTRLDDTPLGYGEGMTVLEVPQPTEPATPIVPEPSPVPADPEPPVEPGTPGGPVGPDVPEPDTPREDPIEPPAPAEGPGA, encoded by the coding sequence TTGTGCTTCACCTTCATCGCCGAGGTCGAGCCGCTGCGCGGCGCGCGAGCGCTGCTGCAGGACCTGCACGTCCGCGGCCGCAAGGTCGTGCTCGCCTCCAGCGCGAAGGCCGACGAGGTCGACCACCACCTCGACCTGCTCGACGCGCGCTCGCTGGCCGACGGGTGGACGACGTCGGCCGACGTCCAGGCGACCAAGCCCGACCCGGATCTCGTCCTCGCCGCGATGGACCAGCTGGGCGACGACGGCAAGAACGGCATCATGATCGGCGACCTGCGAACGCGCCTGGACGACACGCCCCTCGGGTACGGCGAGGGCATGACCGTCTTGGAAGTCCCGCAGCCGACCGAGCCCGCGACGCCGATCGTGCCGGAGCCGTCGCCGGTCCCCGCCGACCCCGAGCCGCCCGTCGAGCCCGGAACGCCCGGCGGCCCGGTCGGGCCCGACGTCCCCGAGCCCGACACGCCGCGCGAGGATCCGATCGAGCCGCCCGCGCCCGCGGAGGGACCCGGCGCGTAG
- a CDS encoding SigB/SigF/SigG family RNA polymerase sigma factor, translated as MYPTTATARGGDDVRALLHRWHFDGDRAARDEVAARMLPLARSLARRYANKGEPLDDLEQVACVGLIKAIDRFDLSRDVRFATYAVPTIAGELKRHFRDRGWMMRVPREVQELSGKIGIVRERLVHDLARSPTVAELARATGTDDDRVMEALAAAEAYRTLSLDQPFQDGTGPLEAIGDDDLGFERAEARAMLADGLHELAPREREIVRLRYFEGLTQREIAEHIGISQMHVSRLIRRTVQQLRDRIAMPAAA; from the coding sequence ATGTACCCGACGACGGCCACGGCCCGCGGCGGCGACGACGTGCGCGCGCTGCTGCATCGATGGCACTTCGACGGCGACCGCGCGGCCCGTGACGAGGTGGCGGCCCGCATGCTGCCGCTCGCGCGCAGCCTCGCGCGCCGCTACGCCAACAAGGGCGAGCCGCTCGACGACCTCGAGCAGGTCGCGTGCGTCGGTCTGATCAAGGCCATCGACCGCTTCGACCTGAGCCGCGACGTGCGGTTCGCGACCTACGCGGTGCCGACGATCGCGGGCGAGCTCAAGCGGCACTTCCGCGACCGCGGCTGGATGATGCGCGTGCCGCGCGAGGTCCAGGAGCTCAGCGGCAAGATCGGCATCGTGCGCGAGCGGCTGGTCCACGACCTCGCGCGCTCGCCGACCGTGGCCGAGCTGGCGCGGGCGACCGGCACCGACGACGACCGCGTCATGGAGGCGCTGGCGGCGGCGGAGGCCTACCGCACGCTCTCGCTCGACCAGCCGTTCCAGGACGGCACCGGGCCGCTGGAGGCGATCGGCGACGACGACCTCGGCTTCGAGCGCGCCGAGGCGCGCGCGATGCTCGCCGACGGCCTGCACGAGCTGGCCCCGCGCGAGCGCGAGATCGTCCGCCTGCGCTACTTCGAGGGCCTGACGCAGCGGGAGATCGCCGAGCACATCGGCATCTCGCAGATGCACGTCTCGCGTCTCATCCGGCGCACCGTGCAGCAGCTGCGCGACAGGATCGCGATGCCCGCCGCCGCTTAG
- a CDS encoding family 1 encapsulin nanocompartment shell protein, whose amino-acid sequence MSGHLLRSHAPISEAGWKRIDEEAKARLTPGLAARRLVDFDGPKGWEHSATPLGRVGDEEISPLDRVEGRVRRVLPLVELRARFVVSRAELAAGDRGAEDVDFDDLDAAAQRVVVAENAAVFHGWSDAGIDGVARVSPHDAIPCGDETERYPSFVARAVEQLLRAGVGGPYALALGREEYTRVIESAERGGVLLFDHLRQILGGPIVWAPGVDGGVVLSQRGGDFLYDSGQDLAVGYESHDAERVTLYLEESFSFRVASPEAAVAIVR is encoded by the coding sequence GTGAGCGGCCATCTGCTGCGCAGCCACGCGCCGATCTCGGAGGCGGGCTGGAAGCGGATCGACGAGGAGGCCAAGGCGCGGCTGACGCCGGGCCTGGCCGCGCGACGGCTGGTGGACTTCGACGGCCCGAAGGGCTGGGAGCACAGCGCGACGCCGCTGGGGCGCGTCGGCGACGAGGAGATCTCGCCGCTGGACCGCGTCGAAGGGCGGGTCCGACGCGTCCTGCCGCTGGTCGAGCTGCGCGCGCGGTTCGTCGTGTCGCGGGCCGAGCTGGCCGCGGGCGATCGTGGGGCCGAGGACGTCGACTTCGACGACCTCGACGCCGCCGCGCAGCGCGTGGTCGTCGCCGAGAACGCGGCGGTCTTCCACGGCTGGAGCGACGCGGGGATCGACGGCGTCGCGCGCGTCTCGCCGCACGACGCGATCCCGTGCGGCGACGAGACCGAGCGCTACCCGTCGTTCGTGGCGCGCGCGGTCGAGCAGCTCCTGCGGGCGGGTGTCGGCGGGCCGTACGCGCTGGCGCTGGGGCGCGAGGAGTACACGCGCGTCATCGAGTCCGCCGAGCGCGGCGGCGTCCTGCTGTTCGACCACCTGCGCCAGATCCTGGGCGGCCCGATCGTGTGGGCCCCGGGCGTGGACGGCGGCGTGGTGCTGTCGCAGCGGGGCGGGGACTTCCTGTACGACAGCGGCCAGGACCTCGCGGTCGGCTACGAGTCCCACGACGCCGAGCGCGTGACCCTCTACCTGGAGGAGTCGTTCTCGTTCCGCGTCGCGTCGCCCGAGGCGGCCGTCGCGATCGTGCGGTAG